tattcaaaataatgtgttttttcttaagtttatattttgattaaatatccCAGTGAGACTACAGCACGCTAAAAAAAGGTACTACAACAGTTACAGGgaattgattttaaatatttgtaagacATATACAAATTTAAAACACTGTTATTTAGACTCACACCGATATCAAGAACCagtatgaataattatttgtcaccactgttgaggatcatatgataaatgATCATTTTCTCTTATTATTGAAGTATTATGGTGgcaatatataataacatatcactgtttttttttaagaataacaaTAATGCATAAATGTTTGCTGTGAAACAGTAATGTATTTGCTTAAAGCAAACTTATCAAAACTGTTAAAAGGCTCAAAAGCACAAATGAAGCAAATACTGACCACTGTGCTTACAGTCAGTGAtattgtagttcttgtgtttctctttacttcagtgatgttgattgttaacagcaggtgttcatcactaatgcacaatcatcatttaagtagtcacttaattatctcatgaactttaactctttgaggacttgggatttaacttgagacttgttggtgacttggaaggaatgatttgattcctctggtgaaatcagctgcagagttcatgggtggaataaacatatggcaggacttttactttctgactctGTGAGTCTAATTATCTTTCTTTTGTTGAGAAGAAAATGAAATATGTTCATATGAGTTCATGTCAGAGACTAAAATCAGCTTTTCAATCTCATTTCAATTTATCattggtttaatttgtttttgtttttttcagaggTTCACATCAGTTGTTGTGATACAGTTGAAGCTGTGATGCGATTGGTCGtcactgctctggtgggcgtggcttctgcagctgctgctgttctTCTGATCAATGACGTCAGATCTGCTAGAGGATAAAAGAAGAAATCAGAACAGAAATCAAATATTCTCACATATATTGGATTTCTATCTTAAAGATGACTATTATGTGTAGTCTAATTGTTTAATGATGGCAAAATGAAGCTTTGCTAAAACAAATGTCAcgttttcacatttctttttcgACTACtctgttcttaatttttttatgctgaattttcattttgtttcattaatatatGCAGCAACccctaaataaaaaagtaaaattatttgtgtgtgcacttgaatgggaaaaatgcagagcacatattTTGAGTATGGGACACAATACTTGGTCAcataactttcactttcatttattttatttcagtcaattTCTTTTAAGTCAGTTGTGTTTTTACTCACCTCTTCACTTTTTTCAAACTTctatctctttctttcagtgattCTATGTGTTGACTAATGAGCACTTAATTATCTGATGTAAATGCTTatactctgtagtgtgcacactgAGCAGTGTTCATTTAACACGATTGTgctgaagagtagagcctgtgttTAAGGCAAAGATGGAGCAGAAAACATGGATGGTGCTTTAGTTAAAAGGCAGTAACTGTGTAGTTTCCAATGCAGTGATGTCTATCAGTGAGTTACATTAGTTCAGACATGTGTGCAGAAGGTCGACTCCAAGAGATTTGAGTTTAATTGATGCAGCTTTAATCATTTATTGAGCAATTcagtttaaaatataaacacagtATAAATATTAGCTTTTTAATGGTTTAAGACAAATCACAGTGATATTACTAATAGTAAGTATACTTAATTCTTTATAGCTACAtgaatttgcattatttttatttaatgcaataaatatacACTAAAATACAATTCAATAATAAAACAGCAGTGACAACATGCAACAGGAAATCTGAAGAGGACTTTTCATTTGTAgacatacatttataattattccCATGCATTAAGAAAAGTGATAATGCagcaaaaaaagtcatttttgtgcTGGAAGTATTTTTTCCATTAGTTTTCtccataaagataaaaaaaaaataaaaaataaagggcAAGAAAACCAAGACATATTATAGGTAAAATAAGACATAATGAACCTGTGATGCAAAACATGTTATGTTTCTCTGATTGATATTTCATGtaatatggattacataatcagatataaaaaaataaaataaaaaaataaataaaaataccttgtaattatatttttattacatgttaaaatCATCATAATCAGATTGCAGTTacttgtaatacattatatatatttcacacaaTGGCATCCATTGATCTTCactaattatttcaaataatgagtAACATTATACAGTTTTTGAGTAATGAGTAACATTTATACAAAACTTTGGTCCCCTGGGAATTATAATATTCGGTTTTCACCGAATTTCACAGTAGGCTTACACACAGGTGcaaagactcgttctcgcccacTACAGTGCAATTCGGCTGTATATatccagctcccaacccaactttgagaatagattaacggtgatatttttttaatcacccgataagagtctcgcgttaacgccgataacagcccaccactattaaaatgttaaatttttatttatttagcacagaGGAACAGCTCTGTTGAGCTTTGGTGAAATAACCATCCATCCTTCATCTTATTATAATAACTCCTGTGTTAAAGTTCTTGTGATGCTCATCTGctgatttgaataaaaacaggATACATTTTCCTAAatttctaaatttaaatgtaCTCTAGCTTAGTTTACAGATAGTGTCACTCAGCTAACCTAGGATAATTATGTGCTTGTAAATTGTCTTTAATGCTAATAAAACAGGGTAAATACGATTAAGCGTGCTCATTTTAACCGCTTAGCCGTTAACCGACTGTAAGAATTTTGACCGATCAGTAAACGTTACAGAGATAATGCTTAAcgacacatattttacatttttaagctgAGCAGTGTGTTTTTCCATATGTTTGTCTGACTGTAGTTTTTTACTTCCAAACTTTTGTAATAATGAATCACAGAAGGTAAAGTTAGAGAAGAGAACAGCTCTGTTTGCAGTTCAAATCAGATTCAAAACAGATTCTGTTAAggtttatttgacatttaaaatgatgTCAGGTTTCAGTACAGTATCGTTTCTAATCTAAGGGCAATCCTTCATACTTGTTTTTCTCCATGTCTgctgtggaaaaaataaataatattttgaatgtctcaactgaccaatcagagtcaagtattccagagagccaaataataattttgcataaagcacatgatgtttctctctcactATAGTTTCTTCATGTGATACTCACTATTTCTGGAGCTCCTGCTGCGATATTTAATAACAGCAGCTACAACAGTCAGCAGCAGCAGAACAACAATAACACCAACAACAATTcctgctacagcagctgaagacaGACCTGAACCTGAAACAGCTAAAGACACACAGACTTAagtgagagaaaacattacagtgtgTTTATATACCATATTCACTGCATATATTCTCTCTATATACACTATTGCATGTCCAACAGGTCTATTCCTCTgttaaaatatagggtaagagaGTAGATAGAGAGTAATTTTCACTGTCTCATGACTTAATGATACAATAGTCAATAGCTTATTCATTATTTCTGACTTCTTTATTACAAGCATCAGGTGGTTAGGATGatgtttgacattttatttatggatttttttttaaatgtagtattttGTGTTCAAATGAAATTCATGTTTTTGGAAGGTTAATTGTAAAGTCAAGCTCCCCTTAAGAccaatgcatttataaatatattgtacatctttttatgaaatataacaagagattaaaaaaaaaggaatggagaAAATATACCCAAGTCAAACTCCCTCTTCTCCATACGGGGCTCTTCTTCAGTTGTGACTTGATCAGACAGAGCAGCTGGAATAAtaagattgatatatatatatatatatatataaaaaatggagAACACTGACGCTGAACTATTGAATAAATCATTTTGGCAGTTTCTTTTCATTTGCATAACTGCAGGAATGCTGaagtgatgaataaaaaaaatactgcaataattcataaaaatagaataatcaattttgatttcatggcgTCTTCAAAGAAACATGAACCAATGGTGATAAATTATAGTATCTTTGGTCatcatgattgtttttttttttttttacatttcaataacaTCCATCTAGCCATCCTTTTTCTAATCCACTTGTGTTATGTAGGATCACAGGACTTCAGTTAAAACATGTTTAATCAGAAGTACCATTTTATGCTGATGAACAACTTAAAGCATGCCAGTGAAATCAAATTTTGGTTTTATATGAACTATTTTTGTATTGAAATagaaactacgactttattcagcattgtcttctcttccgtgtctgttgtgaaactgtgttccaaaaataaacggaggtcttacgggttagGAATGTTggagttattaatgacacaatttggattattgggtgaactaaccctttaagggtaAATTCTATTGAGTAACTCACCAGTGACGATCACCTTGAACGTTTTTATGTTATCATCATGACTGATGCTGATTTTTTTGGTGATTTTTGTGCTATCACACTTGCGGTTTCTGTTTAAACTTTGTCTTTTTCCTGAACTCTCACTTCTGATGATCTCTGCTTCATAACGTCcagcgtgttgagttgtgatgtttgtgatgatcagagatccagtctcaTAGTCCAcctccagtctgtctctgaatctcccgtcttCTCCATCATATAAACAGCTCGTGTTGGGATGTCCATTGATCAGAGCGATGCGAGTGTCTTCAAAATACCACAGCAACTTGTCATGCTCTTTTTTGATTATATCAGTGTTTAGAGTGACAGTCTCTCCCTCGATCTCTTTCACCACATCATCACCAAAAACACCTGGAAACACAAATAAATAGTTACTTAATGTAGACTATAGTTCTTCATTTGAATTAAGTATTATGGATATATCATTAGGGGGAAAATAAACATGTTATAAGCCATCATTTAAGATATTTCTccttatatataatctttttggCACTAAGGGTGCTTAAATATTCAGTCAAGAACCCCATGTCCCGTTTAGGACACAGAGAAGTCTGATATATGATGGCCAGTGTGCAGGTGACCAGGAACTAAAGAAACACAGCTCTTAACAGATGTAGGCAAATCAGAAACCAAGGGAAGTCAATGAAACACACAGACGACACAGGCACAGCATACGAACACAAAACCAAAACTGACTACATAACCATTGTTGAGTTTTCAAAAACGTCATACAgttaattattcatataatatttatgctTAAATGTCGTCGAGCAGAGTCAGTTTAATCAGAAACGCAGCTTTTATGCTGATGAGTCATTAAAACAACAGCATGAAACTGATTGAACCTTTTGTTCCTGGAGACATTTAGTATAAAAACGAAAGAACTCTAGGagtacaaacacaaatacatcGAAAAATACaatccaaaataaaatttaagtaGCCTGACTaagtcagacttcctacttccgctcaatttcatttcgcttctgtactctgtctacgaagcaaagtgaagtagcagagtctggtattaccaggctaagaTTTTAGCCGTTGATGATGTGAAATTGTCATTTACGATCGCTGAAAACCGAAAACGTTGAGGTTATAAATTGAAACGTCTTACCATGAAGGAGCAAAACGAACAGAGGGAGTAAAAAACAGAATCCCATCATGTCAACGGCTGTGTTtgttagaattaataatagtgtTGCTCCGTAGATCTACTCTGACGCGTTCTCTGCAAGTCTCGATACAACTAAACCCTCGCGAGATCTGATATTCagggtgtaaaaataaatacatttcggATAATAAAAATGCCCATGACCTATTTATCCAGATAAAATGACACTAAACGTTCATGCATATGGATTCTAgtcaaaaagaaagagaaataaaactCCCACAAGACCTCATTAGTCTCTTTGAATGAAAGCAGGGACATTTTTAACTGTTGTAATCAAAGGAAATCCTAGTTAATTATTAGCCTTGAAATTATAAATGAGTCCCAACTGACATCACAAACTCACTCTTAACACATTAAACAGAAACAGCTTTTATTAATACTACAACT
This DNA window, taken from Carassius auratus strain Wakin chromosome 22, ASM336829v1, whole genome shotgun sequence, encodes the following:
- the LOC113040400 gene encoding uncharacterized protein LOC113040400 isoform X5, with protein sequence MMGFCFLLPLFVLLLHGVFGDDVVKEIEGETVTLNTDIIKKEHDKLLWYFEDTRIALINGHPNTSCLYDGEDGRFRDRLEVDYETGSLIITNITTQHAGRYEAEIIRSESSGKRQSLNRNRKCDSTKITKKISISHDDNIKTFKVIVTAALSDQVTTEEEPRMEKREFDLGSGLSSAAVAGIVVGVIVVLLLLTVVAAVIKYRSRSSRNTDMEKNKYEGLPLD
- the LOC113040400 gene encoding uncharacterized protein LOC113040400 isoform X3; the encoded protein is MMGFCFLLPLFVLLLHGVFGDDVVKEIEGETVTLNTDIIKKEHDKLLWYFEDTRIALINGHPNTSCLYDGEDGRFRDRLEVDYETGSLIITNITTQHAGRYEAEIIRSESSGKRQSLNRNRKCDSTKITKKISISHDDNIKTFKVIVTAALSDQVTTEEEPRMEKREFDLAVSGSGLSSAAVAGIVVGVIVVLLLLTVVAAVIKYRSRSSRNTDMEKNKYEGLPLD
- the LOC113040400 gene encoding uncharacterized protein LOC113040400 isoform X1 yields the protein MMGFCFLLPLFVLLLHGVFGDDVVKEIEGETVTLNTDIIKKEHDKLLWYFEDTRIALINGHPNTSCLYDGEDGRFRDRLEVDYETGSLIITNITTQHAGRYEAEIIRSESSGKRQSLNRNRKCDSTKITKKISISHDDNIKTFKVIVTAALSDQVTTEEEPRMEKREFDLAVSGSGLSSAAVAGIVVGVIVVLLLLTVVAAVIKYRSRSSRNTDLTSLIRRTAAAAEATPTRAVTTNRITASTVSQQLM
- the LOC113040400 gene encoding uncharacterized protein LOC113040400 isoform X4, whose product is MMGFCFLLPLFVLLLHGVFGDDVVKEIEGETVTLNTDIIKKEHDKLLWYFEDTRIALINGHPNTSCLYDGEDGRFRDRLEVDYETGSLIITNITTQHAGRYEAEIIRSESSGKRQSLNRNRKCDSTKITKKISISHDDNIKTFKVIVTAALSDQVTTEEEPRMEKREFDLAVSGSGLSSAAVAGIVVGVIVVLLLLTVVAAVIKYRSRSSRNNMEKNKYEGLPLD
- the LOC113040400 gene encoding uncharacterized protein LOC113040400 isoform X2, which gives rise to MMGFCFLLPLFVLLLHGVFGDDVVKEIEGETVTLNTDIIKKEHDKLLWYFEDTRIALINGHPNTSCLYDGEDGRFRDRLEVDYETGSLIITNITTQHAGRYEAEIIRSESSGKRQSLNRNRKCDSTKITKKISISHDDNIKTFKVIVTAALSDQVTTEEEPRMEKREFDLGSGLSSAAVAGIVVGVIVVLLLLTVVAAVIKYRSRSSRNTDLTSLIRRTAAAAEATPTRAVTTNRITASTVSQQLM